The sequence TTTTCGTTATCCTCTACCAGAAGGATCTTTTCTGTACCTTCAAGATTTTCAGGCTTCTTTTTAAAGATTTTCCCCTTGTCGAGGGGATCATCCGACACTGGAAGATAGACCTCAAAAGTCGTACCCTTGCCTGGTTCGCTTTCGACAAGTACATTGCCGCCGTGTTGCTTGATAATGCCATAAGCTGTCGAAAGACCGAGTCCCGTCCCCGCTTCACCCTTCGTCGAAAAGAACGGTTCGAAAATATGCCCCCGGATATCCCTGTCCATTCCTATTCCCGTGTCGCTTACAGACAGCATCACGTAAATCCCCGGATCGATCCCCTCATTCCTCCGGGCTTGCCGCGTATCTGTTTCGACTTGCCGCGTGCTTAAAGCGAGTTTTCCTCCATCCGGCATCGCATCCTGGGCGTTTGATACGAGATTGAGGATAACCTGCTCTATCTGGCCTGTATCCGCCCTGATCATCCCGATATCGGGAGATGGGCTTATCACGATCTCGATATCCTCGCGTATCGTTCTCCTTATAAGCTTTTCGATGCCGTCGAGAATATCGTTCAGATCGATCAGCTTGTATTCGAGCGTCTGCTTGCGGCTGAAAGCGAGCAGTTGATGGACAAGGTCGCGCGCTCTGTACCCGGCCCTGATGATCTCACTGACCGATTCCTTGCGGGGATCTTCCTGATCAATATCATCGAGCAGCATCTCGCTGTAACCTAGTATCGGAGAAAGAAGGTTGTTCAGATCGTGCGCTACTCCACCTGCCAGCCTCCCGATCGATTCGACTTTCTGACCCTGATTGTACTGCTCCTCGAGCCTGAGATTCTCTGTGATATCTCTCTTTACGCCGACATAATTTACGATGGCGCCTGACGTATCCCGAACCGGCGAGATCGTGGCCTCTTCAGTGTAGAAAGTGCCATCTTTCTTTTTGTTCACAAGCCAGCCGGCCCATATCGATCCGCTCGTCAGAGTCTTCCACATCTCGCGGTAAAACTGCTCACCGTGCTCCCCGCTCTTGAGTATCCTCGGGTTCTTTCCGATTGCATCACTTATACTGTATCCCGTAATTCTCTCGAAAGCGGGGTTGGCGTATTCTATCGCCCCGGCTGTGTCCGTTATTACGATCGTCTCTGCCGCTTGCTCTATCGCGTGGCTGAGTCTTTTCAGATCGTGCTCGGCACGAAAACGCTCGATCGCCTCACCGAGTGTGTTGGCTATTGTATCAAGAAGTTCCCGCTCTTCCCTCAGAAATGGGCCTTCGTAGCTTTCCGGTCTTTCCTCCCTGTAGCACACCGTTATCGATCCGCGAAGATTGCCATGGACGATTATATCGGAGGCCTGCTTCCATTTCGAGTCGGTGAAACCTTCGGAAAGATATTCTTTTTCTCCAAAGATCAATCTCGCGCATGTCACCATCGGATATTGCCATCCCATCGGAATCAGCGCGACGACATCTTCGAATATCTGATCGAGACTCTCCCTGTTCCGGATCGCTTCGGCGACGCCATAGATGCACCTCTGTTCCTTGACCCGTTCATTCATCTCATGGATCAGCCGTTCCTGTTCGATCTGGACCTGCTTGAAATCGGTGATATCCTGAAAAGTCCCCCTGATCTTTACTACGTTACCATCCTTTTCGACCGCTTCGCCGAAGACTCTGCACCATTTAAGAACCCCGCTTCTTGTCTTGAAAGCAGCCTCATAATGGATTGGTTTCTTCGTCTTGATCAGCCTGTCGATCTTTTCCCTGACCATCTCCCTGTATTCGGGAAGGTACCAGCCGATATGTTCATTCAGCCCGGGCAACTTTTCATCTTCATCCAGTTCGACTATATCGTAAGTCCCTTTTGTCCACGCCGCCTTCCCCCCGCTTTCAAGATCCATTTCCCAGCCCCCGATCCTGGCGATATCGCCCATATCGTTCAGGAGCCTTCTACTCTCTTCAATCGCTTTCGCGGCAGTTCTGCGCTCAGTGATATCCTCCCCGACAGCCTGGTAAGCCATGGCTATGCCCCTGTCGTCAAAGAGCGCCCTGTTCGTCCATCGCTGCCAGCATACTTCTCCGTCCGGATTTATCACCTTGTGTTCATGCGACTGGGTAGGCCGCTCTGGAGTCAGAGATCTGATATTGCCGATCACTGTCTTTCTGTCTTCTTCAGGAATCAGATCGAGAAATGATGACCCGACCAGTTCCTCCGGCGCCTTCCCGAAATAATCGCAGTATGCCTTATTGACATACCTGATCGTCCCGTCTGGAAGAAACCGGCATATCATCACCGGAATATCCTCGATCAGCCCCCGGTACCGCTCCTCGCTAAGCTGCAGCTTCATCATACCCGAGGTTTTGCTCTTTTCATATCTCCAGAAGAAAAGACCGGCCAAAGAGAATAACCCCAGAAGGAAAACTATAAGCACGTTCTGAATAAAATGGAACTTTTTAAGGTCATCGGCGATCTTTCCTCCGAAACGGGCTTCCACCCGGTTGGCGCGATCGAGAAAATCCCTGAATACCATGTCGAATCGCTGATCGATCTCCGATCCGATCTGCGAACTGTCTATTGCGGCCCACCTCTGTTCGGCTATCGCCCGGAACTGGCTTAACTTCGCGCGAACTTCTTCTATCTCGATGCGTGTTTCGATATCGCTGAGTGGGAAAATCCTTTTTCCTGAGATCGAATCGCCGTCGAGCATCGCTTTGGCATACGAGGCGGCAAGATCGATATGCGCAAAGACATCGTCTATTTCCTCGTTTCTGTCACCGCTGATCATTTCCTCAAACCAGAGATGCCCGATCACTGATTCATATTTGATCTCTTTGACAGCCTCGGCAAGAGGGATATATTCCCTGGAAATCCGGGTCGTAGTCACCTGGATATAGACTATCGCCAGGATGGCGACCAGTCCAAGCCCAAGTACGAGTATAATCGGCATACGTCCGGATCGGATCTGCTTGCGGGAATTATTAACTCTGCGCGACATATTCATCCGTTCCGGTTTGCACTCTCTGCAAAAAACATTTATCGAGACGCGAAATAACGCCCCTTATAGCTTTTTATCGGTCGCTCTGCATGATAACTCAAGAGTTTCCTTCACCGTCTCGCCTCACGAGCCTTCGAGCGTCCTTTTTTTTGCCAGGACTTTTTCGAGGTTGATCCGCGCGTTCGAATATTCAGGCCTCAGCCGTATAGCCTCCTGAAAATGAGAGATCGCCTCATCTATCCTTCCCCTGCCGTAAAGCGCTATTCCAAGATCGTTGTGGGTGACGGCATTCCCGGGATCTATCCGCAGGGCCTCATAGTAGTGGCCGATAGCTTCGTCGAGCCTGCCCCTGTCTACGAGGGCTTCACCAAGGCTGACATGCGCCTGAACAAAATCGGGGTCCAGCCGCAGCACTTCGAGGTACTGGGTTATCGCCTCGTCTGTTCTTCCCTGCTTCTTCAGAGCGTTGCCGAGATTGTTACGCGCTATAAGGTGACCTGGATCGAGAGTGACAGCGGCGTTGTACTGGTCTATCGCCTCGGTCTCCCTCCCCCGCTCAAGCAGGATGTTGCCGAGATTGTTACGCGCGACCACCGAATACGGATCTATCCTTAATCCTTTATTGTAATATTTGATCGCGTCGACTGTCCTGCCGTTCATATGGTAGAGACTGGCGCGGTAAAAATAGGGATCGGGCCTGTCAGAGAGAAGCTCCGGCCTGCTTTCGAGCAGGTCTATCTGGATCGAGAGGCATCGCTGTTTCAATTCCTCATCATCAAAGATCGAATAATCGATCTCGTTTTTCACGCAATAATCTTCCATCAGCCTGAAGAATCTCTCTTTTTGAGATGGGGTCAGAACGGAGGTGTCGACCACATCCCTCTGAGGCATGAATAGAGAGAGGAGATAGGCTGCGAAATCAATCCTCGAATCGGCATCCGTCTCGACCAGCCGGACTATATCTTTTGTGCCGGCGCCGAGACTGTTTTCTTTGTTGCGTTCGATTATCGCCGGAACAACAAGATCATCGTAGTACATAAGCCGGGGCGCGGCGAATTCAAGCAGCGGCTTTGTCTCGGTATTTATATCACCTTTGCCAAAGAGCCACTCGAGGTTTTCTGAGACGATCAACCGGTAGAGCAGCCTCGGATCGCTGAGGACGACATTTTCCGACGTACCGATAAATGGGAGTTTCTGATCGGCATGCCGGGGATCGAGCCTTTCCTCGCCCTTGAACCCGACGAGCAGGTAATCACCGGCATATTCGCCCGGCCCGGTCGAGACAAGGATACTGTTTGGAAATACGCCGGCAAAGGTCCGGCCGATCAGGGCGAAAGTCTC is a genomic window of Candidatus Krumholzibacteriota bacterium containing:
- a CDS encoding PAS domain S-box protein; the protein is MSRRVNNSRKQIRSGRMPIILVLGLGLVAILAIVYIQVTTTRISREYIPLAEAVKEIKYESVIGHLWFEEMISGDRNEEIDDVFAHIDLAASYAKAMLDGDSISGKRIFPLSDIETRIEIEEVRAKLSQFRAIAEQRWAAIDSSQIGSEIDQRFDMVFRDFLDRANRVEARFGGKIADDLKKFHFIQNVLIVFLLGLFSLAGLFFWRYEKSKTSGMMKLQLSEERYRGLIEDIPVMICRFLPDGTIRYVNKAYCDYFGKAPEELVGSSFLDLIPEEDRKTVIGNIRSLTPERPTQSHEHKVINPDGEVCWQRWTNRALFDDRGIAMAYQAVGEDITERRTAAKAIEESRRLLNDMGDIARIGGWEMDLESGGKAAWTKGTYDIVELDEDEKLPGLNEHIGWYLPEYREMVREKIDRLIKTKKPIHYEAAFKTRSGVLKWCRVFGEAVEKDGNVVKIRGTFQDITDFKQVQIEQERLIHEMNERVKEQRCIYGVAEAIRNRESLDQIFEDVVALIPMGWQYPMVTCARLIFGEKEYLSEGFTDSKWKQASDIIVHGNLRGSITVCYREERPESYEGPFLREERELLDTIANTLGEAIERFRAEHDLKRLSHAIEQAAETIVITDTAGAIEYANPAFERITGYSISDAIGKNPRILKSGEHGEQFYREMWKTLTSGSIWAGWLVNKKKDGTFYTEEATISPVRDTSGAIVNYVGVKRDITENLRLEEQYNQGQKVESIGRLAGGVAHDLNNLLSPILGYSEMLLDDIDQEDPRKESVSEIIRAGYRARDLVHQLLAFSRKQTLEYKLIDLNDILDGIEKLIRRTIREDIEIVISPSPDIGMIRADTGQIEQVILNLVSNAQDAMPDGGKLALSTRQVETDTRQARRNEGIDPGIYVMLSVSDTGIGMDRDIRGHIFEPFFSTKGEAGTGLGLSTAYGIIKQHGGNVLVESEPGKGTTFEVYLPVSDDPLDKGKIFKKKPENLEGTEKILLVEDNENVRNLTETILKRKGYFVLVAENGEEAFEILKNQKGPVDLLLTDVVMSGINGRELYIRASEEYPGLKVLFMSGYSYDVIANRGVLEEGMSFIQKPFTIDALATKIRDVLEER